CCAGCTCCACCAGGTCGCCGTCTTCTAACGCATCCACCACCTCCTCCGATTCAAAGGGGACGATCCCCAGGTTCACCAGGTTGCGGAAGAAGATGCGGGCGTAGCTCTTGGCGATGACCACCCGGATCCCCAGCTTTTTCAGGGCCTCGGGGGCGTACTCGCGGCTGGAGCCCAGGCCCGTGTTCCGGCCGAAGACCAGGATGTCCCCGGGCCTGACCTCCTCCGCAAACCCCGGCCGCAGGTGGGCGAAGGCGTAGAGGTGAAACCGGTCCTCCCCCACCATGAA
The sequence above is drawn from the Thermus oshimai DSM 12092 genome and encodes:
- a CDS encoding 3-isopropylmalate dehydratase small subunit (catalyzes the formation of homoisocitrate from cis-homoaconitate) is translated as MPRVFKFGDQINTDDILPGKYAPFMVGEDRFHLYAFAHLRPGFAEEVRPGDILVFGRNTGLGSSREYAPEALKKLGIRVVIAKSYARIFFRNLVNLGIVPFESEEVVDALEDGDLVELDLERGVLQRGGERFQLRPPPPFLLEALKEGSLLEYYKKHGRFPGE